In Dyadobacter sp. NIV53, a single window of DNA contains:
- the rpsT gene encoding 30S ribosomal protein S20 gives MANHKSALKRIRANETKRLRNRYQHKTTRSYIKKLRETTDKALAVEVYKTVSSMLDRLAKKNIIHKKKASNQKSKLAKLVNTLSVAA, from the coding sequence ATGGCAAATCATAAATCTGCATTAAAGAGAATTCGTGCCAACGAAACAAAGCGTTTGCGTAATCGTTACCAACACAAGACTACACGTTCATACATCAAAAAATTGCGTGAAACGACTGATAAGGCTTTGGCTGTAGAAGTATACAAAACTGTTTCTTCTATGTTGGATCGTTTAGCTAAGAAAAATATTATCCATAAGAAAAAAGCTTCTAACCAAAAATCAAAATTGGCCAAATTGGTTAATACATTATCGGTAGCAGCATAA
- a CDS encoding beta-propeller fold lactonase family protein: MKKVFLLAGLITMGSASAFAQSSINFNAKGLVVISDADLSASALVDGKLLRDNTAKDVLTTIKFPVERGSKGFGTALVSNSVLGYSKTLAVPATGGLAYVLESRLRPDDGVVDFKDAASEFPVGEKLYVVDIANMTVPKAKFGFPVGKKPTSIDINKNELIISTTDTGKELVFIDAAPDGKPARFLNLPAGLDTTNKIIDLSWHPSGDFIAFTLDKSKEVGIYKVIREAGKLKNVEMIGKPVKVGTDPSFGRFSADGKHYFVLDAKGIQGKATGEGEIYVIDFSMDGSTEAKIASQIPVGLNPGSFAVSPDGTLLVAVNAGKSGSPWTEASAGAGSSLTLFKIGADGALTKVADYPFEGINPKSVVFDKDGSNLAVAVYEYLEYGNGTGGVEFWTVTKGDVPSLKKQSAKISVGRGAHTLRIIP, translated from the coding sequence ATGAAAAAAGTCTTTTTGTTGGCCGGTTTGATAACAATGGGATCTGCATCAGCATTTGCCCAGTCATCTATTAATTTCAATGCAAAAGGCCTTGTAGTAATTTCGGATGCAGATTTATCAGCATCAGCATTGGTCGATGGAAAATTACTCAGAGACAATACTGCCAAGGATGTATTAACCACGATTAAGTTTCCTGTGGAAAGGGGAAGTAAAGGATTTGGAACAGCTCTTGTTTCTAATTCAGTTCTTGGGTATTCCAAAACACTTGCCGTTCCTGCAACGGGCGGATTGGCTTATGTACTTGAAAGCAGGCTTAGGCCGGATGATGGAGTGGTTGATTTTAAAGATGCTGCGTCTGAATTTCCAGTTGGAGAAAAATTGTATGTGGTAGACATTGCAAATATGACCGTGCCCAAGGCGAAATTTGGTTTTCCGGTTGGTAAAAAACCAACATCTATTGATATTAACAAAAATGAATTAATTATTTCAACAACTGATACTGGTAAAGAACTTGTGTTTATAGATGCTGCTCCGGATGGTAAACCAGCACGTTTTTTAAATCTGCCCGCAGGTTTGGATACAACAAACAAAATTATTGATTTATCCTGGCATCCATCCGGTGACTTTATTGCTTTCACATTGGATAAATCCAAGGAAGTGGGTATTTATAAGGTGATTCGAGAAGCGGGAAAACTTAAAAATGTTGAGATGATTGGTAAACCTGTTAAGGTTGGAACTGATCCTTCTTTTGGCAGGTTTTCTGCTGATGGTAAACATTATTTTGTTTTGGATGCAAAAGGCATACAGGGAAAGGCTACTGGTGAAGGAGAAATTTATGTGATAGATTTTTCTATGGACGGATCAACTGAAGCTAAAATAGCCAGCCAGATTCCGGTAGGTTTAAATCCGGGATCGTTTGCCGTCAGTCCTGACGGAACCCTTCTTGTTGCGGTAAATGCAGGAAAAAGCGGATCACCCTGGACAGAAGCCAGTGCAGGAGCTGGCAGTTCTCTGACCTTATTTAAAATTGGAGCTGATGGAGCTTTGACCAAGGTTGCTGATTATCCTTTTGAAGGTATCAATCCTAAAAGTGTTGTATTCGATAAGGATGGTTCAAACCTCGCAGTTGCTGTTTATGAATATCTCGAATATGGAAATGGAACAGGTGGCGTTGAATTTTGGACTGTAACAAAAGGAGATGTACCGTCATTAAAGAAACAGAGTGCTAAAATAAGTGTAGGAAGAGGAGCACATACACTTCGTATCATACCATAA
- a CDS encoding lysoplasmalogenase, whose translation MNTKLIFSIFFIIISLTEIIADLSGNKILIYLTKPLIMVSVIIYSFQTKTQRKVRGLLFFNAGLFFALFGDIFLMIQEEDLFIPGLASFLSMQILYAYAFYLDNPLKLTSKFAYIRLAPFLLFAITFYIILQPYLTGIVIKIAVAIYALGIASMAWMSFLRKNKVSNGSFLMVVNGAILFLISDSVIAVDKFITAIPLNTVWVMSTYCFAQYLIAIGYLKTKQTGSHPSVSF comes from the coding sequence ATGAACACCAAACTTATCTTTTCAATCTTCTTTATAATCATTTCTCTAACGGAAATCATCGCAGATCTAAGTGGCAACAAAATATTGATATATCTTACCAAACCGCTTATTATGGTATCTGTTATCATTTATTCTTTTCAGACCAAAACTCAAAGAAAAGTACGAGGATTACTCTTCTTTAACGCTGGACTATTCTTCGCACTGTTTGGAGATATTTTTTTAATGATTCAGGAAGAGGATTTATTTATTCCGGGACTGGCGTCTTTTCTAAGCATGCAAATACTTTATGCTTATGCATTTTACCTGGATAACCCACTAAAATTAACTTCAAAGTTTGCTTATATCCGATTGGCCCCTTTCCTTCTTTTCGCTATTACTTTCTATATTATATTACAACCCTATCTAACTGGAATTGTTATTAAAATTGCGGTTGCAATTTATGCATTGGGTATAGCTTCAATGGCCTGGATGTCTTTTCTTAGAAAAAATAAGGTTTCAAACGGATCATTTTTGATGGTTGTTAACGGAGCCATTTTATTCCTGATTTCTGATTCTGTCATTGCGGTGGATAAATTCATCACGGCGATACCCCTAAACACAGTTTGGGTAATGAGTACATATTGTTTTGCTCAATATTTAATCGCTATTGGCTATTTAAAAACGAAACAGACAGGTTCGCACCCGTCTGTTTCGTTCTGA
- a CDS encoding ABC-F family ATP-binding cassette domain-containing protein: MITVQNVSLRYGKRVLFDEVNIKFVPGNCYGVIGANGAGKSTFLKILSGEIEPQTGLVSMNPGERMTFLKQDQFEFDAYTVMDTVILGHDRLYKIMKEREAIYEKEDFTDEDGEKAANLEAEFADLNGWEAETEAAQLLNGLGLGEELHSAIMGDLNGSDKVRVLLAQTLFGNPDVLLLDEPTNNLDVETVLWLENFLADFKNTVIVVSHDRHFLDEVCTHVVDIDFSKVQMFTGNYSFWYQSSQLAMKQRQDSNKKSDEKRKELEEFIRRFSANASKSKQATSRQKLLEKLTIEDIKPSSRKYPYIAFKSEREVGDQLLRVEGLSKKADDGTILFNNLSFNINKGDKIAFVSRNVNAISTFFDIINEEQKADKGTYNWGVTITKSYFTKDPTSFFDVDLNLVDWLRQYSEEKDESFIRGFLGRMLFSGEEALKKAKVLSGGEKVRCMLSRTMLSSANALILDDPTNHLDLESITALNNGLIEFPGCLIFYSHDHQFVHTIANRIIEIGPKGMVDKLMSYDEFLKDETVKAQRQKLY; the protein is encoded by the coding sequence ATGATTACGGTTCAGAACGTATCGCTGAGGTACGGTAAAAGAGTTTTGTTTGACGAGGTAAATATAAAATTTGTTCCGGGTAACTGCTACGGGGTGATAGGTGCAAATGGTGCAGGAAAATCAACATTCTTAAAAATACTTTCGGGTGAAATTGAGCCTCAAACAGGCTTGGTAAGTATGAATCCAGGAGAAAGGATGACATTTCTGAAACAGGACCAGTTTGAATTTGATGCTTATACAGTAATGGATACCGTGATTTTAGGACATGATCGTCTCTATAAAATCATGAAAGAGCGGGAAGCCATCTATGAAAAAGAAGACTTTACTGATGAAGATGGAGAGAAGGCGGCCAATTTAGAAGCAGAGTTTGCAGATTTGAATGGGTGGGAAGCTGAAACTGAGGCTGCACAATTATTAAACGGACTTGGCCTAGGTGAAGAATTACATTCTGCCATTATGGGAGATCTTAATGGTAGTGACAAAGTACGTGTACTTCTTGCTCAAACCTTATTTGGTAATCCCGATGTATTGCTTCTGGATGAGCCAACCAATAACCTGGATGTTGAGACGGTTCTCTGGCTTGAAAACTTCCTGGCGGATTTTAAGAATACCGTTATTGTTGTTTCTCACGACAGGCATTTTCTTGACGAAGTTTGTACGCATGTTGTCGATATTGATTTTAGCAAAGTGCAGATGTTTACCGGAAATTATTCGTTCTGGTATCAGTCGAGCCAGTTGGCAATGAAACAACGCCAGGATTCTAACAAGAAATCAGACGAAAAACGCAAGGAACTTGAAGAATTTATACGCCGGTTTAGTGCCAATGCGTCTAAATCCAAGCAGGCGACTTCGCGTCAGAAATTGTTGGAAAAGCTTACTATTGAAGATATAAAACCTTCATCGCGGAAATACCCATACATTGCTTTTAAATCAGAGAGAGAAGTTGGAGATCAGCTTTTAAGAGTGGAAGGACTCTCAAAGAAAGCGGATGATGGAACTATCCTGTTCAATAATCTGAGCTTCAATATAAATAAGGGTGATAAAATTGCTTTTGTAAGCCGTAACGTAAATGCTATCAGTACGTTTTTCGACATTATTAATGAAGAGCAGAAAGCTGATAAAGGAACTTACAACTGGGGCGTAACAATCACAAAATCATATTTTACCAAGGATCCAACATCATTTTTTGATGTTGATCTTAACCTGGTTGACTGGCTGCGTCAGTATTCTGAGGAAAAGGATGAAAGTTTTATACGTGGATTCCTGGGAAGAATGCTTTTCTCAGGAGAAGAAGCACTCAAAAAAGCAAAGGTGCTTTCCGGAGGAGAAAAGGTGCGCTGTATGTTGTCAAGAACGATGCTTTCCAGCGCGAATGCACTAATACTGGATGATCCTACCAATCACCTTGATCTTGAATCAATTACAGCTCTGAATAATGGATTAATTGAATTCCCGGGATGTCTTATATTTTATTCCCATGATCACCAGTTCGTTCATACTATTGCAAACAGGATTATTGAAATCGGGCCAAAAGGAATGGTGGATAAATTGATGAGTTATGATGAGTTCCTGAAAGACGAGACGGTAAAAGCGCAACGTCAAAAATTGTATTAA
- a CDS encoding gluconate 2-dehydrogenase subunit 3 family protein produces MKRRDSLKALTLSSLGFAAMNPQVALAEQREIDAQNPPETPIKIPGGRQKEEAIRDAQLMKEKFLTVAELATIKVLCDIIIPADDKSGSASDAGVPQFIEFIVKDMPQHQTPIRGGLKWLDLESNKRFSKIFTLCTKAQQLQIVDDIAYPEKAKPMYSQGVAFFNQMRNLTASGFYTTRIGIDDIGYVGNTPNVWEGPPAEVIKQYEKYII; encoded by the coding sequence ATGAAGCGTAGAGATTCATTAAAAGCCTTAACGTTAAGTTCTCTCGGATTTGCTGCCATGAACCCTCAGGTAGCACTTGCTGAACAAAGGGAGATTGACGCGCAAAATCCACCCGAAACTCCAATAAAAATCCCGGGCGGAAGACAAAAAGAAGAAGCGATCCGTGACGCACAACTGATGAAGGAGAAGTTCCTGACCGTTGCCGAGCTGGCTACTATCAAAGTCCTTTGCGATATCATTATTCCTGCTGACGATAAATCGGGAAGTGCGTCTGACGCTGGTGTTCCCCAATTTATAGAGTTTATTGTTAAAGATATGCCACAACACCAAACACCCATTCGTGGTGGTTTGAAGTGGCTCGACCTTGAATCAAATAAACGTTTCAGCAAAATATTTACACTTTGTACAAAAGCACAGCAGTTACAAATTGTAGATGATATTGCATATCCAGAAAAAGCAAAACCAATGTATAGCCAGGGAGTTGCATTTTTTAATCAGATGCGTAATCTTACAGCATCCGGTTTTTACACAACCAGAATCGGTATTGATGACATCGGATATGTAGGAAATACTCCTAATGTGTGGGAAGGCCCGCCCGCTGAAGTAATCAAACAATATGAGAAGTATATCATTTAA
- a CDS encoding GMC family oxidoreductase, producing MFQIKEQPAVFDVCIIGSGAGGGMAAYQLAKAGAKVALLEAGGYFDPADPKYITQLKWPWESPRRGASNRRPFGDFDAAWGGWDLEGEPYTHKNGTQFDWFRSRMLGGRTNHWGRISLRFGPKDFKRKSIDGLGDDWPIGYDDVKPYYDQVDKLIGVFGTIENMDNEPDGIFLPPPKPRLHELLLQKAGKKANIPVIPSRLSILTKPINDQRGVCFYCSQCSRSCQAYADFSSSSVLVIPAVKTGNVTLINNAMAREVLTDPNTGLATGVSYVDRNKLTEHTIKAKVVVLAASAGESARLLLNSKSARHPNGLGNSSGIVGKYLHDSTGASRGAFLPHLMDRKRYNEDGVGGMHVYTPWWLDNKKLDFPRGYHIEYGGGMGMPSYGFGSGIERMNGKYPTANGTMKQAGGYGASLKEDYRRFYGAYVGMAGRGEAVPSIENYCEIDPNVVDKFGIPVLRFNYKWTDYEIKQAKHMHDTFEEVIHSLGGVASGTKPGADTNYGIEAPGRIIHEVGTVRMGDDPKTSVLNKFSQAHDAKNVFVVDGGSFVSQADKNPTWTILALSWRASDYIIDQVKQKNI from the coding sequence ATGTTTCAAATCAAAGAACAACCTGCTGTTTTTGATGTCTGTATTATTGGCTCAGGAGCGGGAGGTGGAATGGCAGCATATCAGCTTGCAAAAGCCGGCGCAAAAGTAGCGTTGCTGGAAGCAGGTGGATATTTTGACCCTGCCGATCCTAAATATATTACACAATTGAAATGGCCATGGGAATCGCCACGCAGAGGTGCGAGTAATCGTCGCCCATTTGGTGATTTTGATGCTGCATGGGGAGGCTGGGATCTTGAAGGTGAGCCCTATACACATAAAAACGGAACTCAATTCGACTGGTTCAGATCACGTATGCTTGGTGGACGTACAAACCACTGGGGCAGGATTTCCCTTCGTTTTGGCCCAAAAGATTTTAAGCGTAAAAGTATAGATGGCCTGGGTGATGACTGGCCAATTGGGTATGATGATGTGAAGCCTTACTATGATCAGGTAGATAAACTGATCGGTGTTTTTGGTACAATAGAAAACATGGACAATGAGCCGGACGGTATCTTCCTTCCTCCTCCAAAGCCTCGCCTACACGAACTGCTTCTTCAAAAAGCTGGTAAAAAGGCCAATATCCCTGTAATCCCGTCGCGGCTTTCCATATTAACCAAGCCTATTAACGATCAGCGCGGGGTTTGTTTCTATTGCAGCCAGTGCAGCCGTTCATGCCAGGCTTATGCGGATTTTTCTTCATCCTCTGTATTGGTAATTCCGGCTGTAAAGACAGGCAATGTTACCCTGATCAATAATGCAATGGCCAGGGAAGTATTGACAGATCCTAACACCGGACTTGCAACCGGCGTATCGTATGTGGATCGCAACAAGCTTACAGAACATACAATTAAAGCCAAAGTGGTGGTACTTGCTGCCAGCGCAGGAGAATCAGCACGTTTATTATTAAACTCTAAATCCGCAAGACATCCCAACGGACTGGGTAATTCAAGTGGAATAGTTGGAAAATATCTGCACGATTCAACCGGTGCTTCAAGAGGAGCTTTTTTACCACATTTAATGGATAGAAAGCGTTATAATGAAGACGGTGTCGGTGGAATGCACGTGTATACACCTTGGTGGCTGGATAACAAAAAACTTGATTTTCCTCGTGGTTACCATATTGAATATGGTGGTGGAATGGGTATGCCAAGTTATGGTTTTGGTTCAGGCATAGAAAGAATGAATGGTAAATACCCAACCGCTAACGGCACAATGAAACAGGCGGGTGGCTATGGAGCATCATTAAAAGAAGATTACCGTCGTTTTTACGGAGCTTATGTTGGTATGGCCGGCAGAGGTGAAGCAGTTCCAAGTATTGAAAATTATTGTGAAATTGATCCGAACGTAGTTGACAAATTCGGTATTCCGGTTTTGCGATTTAATTATAAATGGACTGATTACGAAATTAAGCAGGCCAAGCACATGCATGATACTTTTGAAGAAGTAATTCATTCATTAGGAGGTGTTGCCAGCGGCACCAAGCCAGGTGCAGATACTAATTATGGCATTGAAGCTCCTGGCCGTATCATTCATGAAGTAGGTACTGTACGTATGGGTGATGATCCAAAAACTTCTGTTCTGAATAAATTCTCACAAGCACACGATGCAAAAAATGTGTTTGTAGTGGATGGCGGCTCTTTTGTTTCACAGGCAGATAAAAACCCAACATGGACAATACTTGCTTTATCGTGGAGAGCATCTGATTATATTATTGATCAGGTAAAACAGAAAAATATTTAA
- a CDS encoding ATP-dependent RecD-like DNA helicase yields the protein MEKNQTLPSQQMIKQFPFKPTEGQLRFFKQTNDFLLEEKGLERYRDCFLLKGYAGTGKTTIISTLIKVIKNYGYKSILLAPTGRAAKVMSNYADKIALTIHKKIYKQTSDSFSGSLTFQRQKNYHDNTLFIVDEASMITDDADFGNKSLLADLIDFVFENPGNKLMLVGDVAQLPPVGQELSPALDRDYLEKNFYMSVFQEELKEVMRQDELSGILYNATELRNQLKEEKPDIKIMTKSFRDMFRMTGDRLEEGLRYAYDKFGQENVIILTRSNKSAVQYNEYIRRMINFSEEELDAGDRLMVVRNNYNVLEEDSPAGFIANGDFVELLKIRNTQEIHGFRFADVVLRLSDYDKQPEFDAKIILDTLHSFSPSMSSEDNRKLYDSVVQDYFDIKSKKDRMEALRKDPFLNALQVKFAYALTTHKSQGGQWSAVFVDQGYLPEEQVNNEFIRWLYTAITRATDEVFLMNFHQYFFK from the coding sequence ATGGAAAAAAACCAAACTTTGCCTTCACAGCAAATGATTAAGCAATTCCCTTTTAAACCGACGGAAGGACAACTTCGCTTTTTCAAACAAACGAATGATTTTCTGTTAGAGGAAAAGGGACTGGAACGTTATCGCGATTGCTTTTTATTAAAGGGATATGCAGGAACGGGTAAAACCACCATTATAAGTACATTAATTAAGGTAATTAAGAATTACGGTTACAAATCCATCTTGTTGGCGCCAACAGGACGTGCGGCAAAAGTTATGTCGAACTATGCGGATAAAATCGCTCTAACCATTCACAAAAAAATATACAAACAAACATCCGATTCGTTCTCTGGAAGCCTTACTTTTCAGCGGCAGAAAAACTACCATGACAATACATTGTTTATTGTGGATGAGGCATCTATGATTACTGACGATGCGGATTTTGGAAATAAAAGTTTGCTGGCTGATCTTATTGACTTTGTCTTTGAAAATCCGGGGAATAAACTAATGCTGGTTGGTGATGTAGCGCAGCTTCCGCCGGTCGGGCAGGAACTTAGCCCGGCCCTCGACAGAGACTATCTGGAAAAAAACTTCTATATGTCTGTCTTTCAGGAAGAACTGAAAGAAGTAATGCGGCAGGATGAATTGTCGGGAATATTATATAACGCAACTGAACTCCGGAATCAGTTGAAGGAAGAGAAGCCGGACATTAAAATTATGACCAAATCTTTCAGGGATATGTTTCGCATGACTGGCGACAGACTGGAAGAGGGATTACGTTATGCTTATGACAAATTTGGGCAGGAAAATGTAATCATATTAACACGTTCCAATAAATCCGCTGTTCAGTATAATGAATACATTCGACGGATGATCAACTTTTCAGAAGAGGAACTGGACGCCGGCGATCGCTTGATGGTGGTTAGAAACAATTATAATGTATTGGAAGAGGACTCTCCGGCAGGATTTATTGCAAACGGGGACTTTGTCGAACTTCTGAAAATTCGTAATACACAGGAAATTCATGGTTTCCGGTTTGCGGATGTCGTATTACGCCTATCTGATTATGACAAACAACCGGAATTTGATGCAAAAATTATTCTGGACACTCTACATTCCTTCTCTCCCTCCATGTCGTCAGAAGATAACCGTAAATTGTATGATAGTGTTGTTCAGGATTATTTTGATATCAAATCGAAAAAAGACCGAATGGAAGCATTAAGGAAAGATCCTTTTCTGAACGCATTGCAGGTCAAATTTGCTTATGCGCTTACTACACACAAATCACAAGGTGGCCAATGGAGTGCTGTATTCGTAGATCAGGGTTACTTACCTGAGGAGCAGGTTAATAACGAGTTCATAAGATGGTTATATACAGCCATTACCAGGGCAACTGATGAAGTATTTTTGATGAATTTTCATCAGTATTTTTTCAAATAA
- a CDS encoding CBS domain-containing protein, with the protein MGNKPVNALYSITQDNTVFEALELMAEKNIGAVLVLENDKLIGIFSERDYARKVILQGRASRDTLIRDVMTSRVITVETDQKIEECMQIMSDKHIRHLPVNQNGTLVGIISINDIVSAIIREQKDHIQSLESYISGNPY; encoded by the coding sequence ATGGGCAACAAGCCTGTAAATGCCCTGTATTCTATAACTCAGGATAATACTGTTTTTGAGGCATTGGAACTAATGGCCGAAAAAAATATCGGTGCTGTTCTGGTACTTGAAAACGACAAGTTGATTGGTATATTCTCAGAACGTGATTATGCCCGAAAGGTAATTCTTCAGGGAAGAGCCTCAAGGGATACACTGATCCGGGATGTCATGACGAGTCGTGTAATTACAGTTGAAACAGATCAGAAAATTGAGGAATGTATGCAAATAATGTCTGATAAACATATCCGGCATTTACCTGTAAATCAGAACGGTACCTTAGTTGGGATCATTTCAATTAATGATATTGTATCTGCAATTATAAGAGAACAAAAAGATCATATCCAATCTCTTGAAAGCTATATCTCCGGCAATCCTTATTAG
- the coaD gene encoding pantetheine-phosphate adenylyltransferase, which produces MKRVALFPGSFDPFTKGHEDIIIRGLRLFDEVVIGIGNNATKKRYFPLEVMKELIERTFEDETNVKVITYDDLTAHTAREIGAKFLLRGLRNTTDFEYENGISQVNRYIYAEIETVFLITSPALAPISSSIIRDLHRYGQDVDDFLPYSLSELNKLNREV; this is translated from the coding sequence ATGAAGCGTGTAGCACTATTTCCGGGATCTTTTGATCCTTTTACTAAAGGACATGAAGATATTATCATACGTGGATTAAGGCTTTTTGACGAAGTGGTTATTGGAATTGGTAATAATGCTACTAAAAAACGTTATTTCCCTCTGGAAGTAATGAAAGAATTAATAGAAAGGACTTTTGAGGATGAAACCAATGTAAAAGTTATTACCTACGACGATCTTACAGCGCATACAGCCCGGGAAATAGGGGCTAAGTTTTTACTAAGAGGTTTAAGAAATACAACGGATTTTGAGTATGAAAACGGAATTTCACAGGTAAACCGTTACATATATGCAGAAATTGAAACCGTCTTTTTGATTACATCACCTGCACTAGCCCCGATCAGTTCAAGCATTATCCGGGATCTTCACCGTTATGGACAGGATGTAGACGATTTTTTGCCTTATTCGCTTTCTGAGTTAAATAAGCTGAACAGGGAAGTTTAA
- a CDS encoding NUDIX hydrolase produces MIIFFDDRPFKIVRTNQLSMAETAHFDNIVDLRLAKLQKSLLTGHVLFLNATAATALQAITFLEKEMPGDLLSLTMATREKAEVEEKIKSNFKVIKAAGGVVIKDGKWLFMYRRKKWDLPKGKLDKGENSKDAAVREIKEETGVDAVIHDRICTTWHTYSINNNRILKRTKWYVLDCVDDSKMSPQAEEQIEKLSWLTQAEGKAILVNSFSSIRYVVDSLKKMQNVQEL; encoded by the coding sequence ATGATCATTTTTTTTGACGACCGTCCCTTCAAAATTGTAAGGACCAACCAGCTTTCTATGGCTGAAACGGCACATTTTGACAATATTGTGGATCTAAGACTAGCTAAACTTCAAAAAAGTTTATTAACAGGTCATGTCCTTTTTCTTAATGCAACTGCTGCTACGGCTCTACAGGCAATTACTTTTCTGGAAAAAGAAATGCCGGGTGACCTGCTTTCATTAACTATGGCAACACGTGAAAAAGCGGAGGTTGAAGAAAAAATAAAAAGTAATTTTAAAGTAATTAAGGCTGCTGGTGGTGTAGTAATCAAAGATGGAAAATGGCTTTTTATGTATCGCCGTAAAAAATGGGACCTGCCAAAAGGAAAGCTTGACAAAGGGGAAAACTCCAAAGACGCGGCTGTACGTGAGATTAAGGAAGAAACCGGTGTGGATGCTGTGATACATGACCGGATTTGTACTACCTGGCACACTTACAGCATTAATAATAACAGGATTCTGAAACGTACTAAATGGTATGTCTTAGATTGCGTCGATGATTCTAAAATGAGCCCGCAGGCCGAAGAACAAATTGAAAAACTAAGCTGGCTCACACAGGCAGAAGGAAAAGCAATTCTCGTTAATTCTTTCAGTTCAATCCGTTACGTGGTCGACAGCCTGAAAAAAATGCAGAACGTACAGGAATTATAA
- a CDS encoding hemolysin family protein, which yields MELLIILLLVLVNGIFSMSEIALVSSRKSRLEAAARNGDSSAKAALHLANSPTRFLSTVQIGITLIGLLTGMYSGDNITADFELFISRITVLKPYSHTLAVGTVLVFITYLSLVLGELVPKRIGMANPEAISTFMAKPMNLLSRITAPFISLLGFSSDLIIKLLNIKQSENSVTEEEIKSLIQEGTSGGVFEEIEQEIVHNVFQLGDRKVTSLMTNRQEIVWLDIEDTVQENKAKIFESRHSIYPVCRDTVDDVVGLIYVKDLIATDIEDQLAHMNTIIKEPVYLPESNRAYQALEKFKEQRVYFGIIVDEYGGMLGVITMHDIMDALVGDISEDIEEASEIVKREDGSFLIDAQLPFDNFLQYFHMNIQDSERRELTGFNTLGGFVLYILENIPQEGEKFTWKHFEFEVIDMDRSRIDKLLVHNNKKEDKEE from the coding sequence TTGGAACTCCTGATCATTTTACTTTTAGTGCTTGTCAACGGTATATTTTCGATGTCGGAGATAGCACTTGTTTCTTCAAGAAAATCACGTTTAGAGGCTGCCGCCAGAAACGGTGATTCCAGTGCCAAAGCTGCCCTGCATTTAGCTAATTCACCGACAAGGTTTCTTTCAACAGTTCAGATTGGCATTACGCTTATCGGCCTGTTGACAGGTATGTATAGTGGTGATAACATTACTGCAGATTTTGAATTATTTATATCCAGGATCACTGTTTTAAAACCTTATAGTCATACGTTAGCTGTTGGAACTGTTCTGGTTTTTATTACCTATTTATCCCTTGTTCTGGGAGAACTTGTTCCCAAGCGAATAGGAATGGCCAATCCGGAGGCGATTTCCACCTTTATGGCCAAGCCGATGAACCTGCTTTCAAGAATAACCGCTCCGTTCATTAGTCTGTTGGGTTTTTCCAGTGATTTGATCATCAAACTATTAAATATCAAACAAAGTGAAAATTCAGTCACAGAGGAGGAAATAAAAAGCCTGATTCAGGAAGGAACCTCGGGTGGTGTATTTGAAGAAATTGAACAGGAGATTGTGCACAATGTTTTCCAGCTCGGAGACAGGAAGGTAACTTCACTCATGACAAACCGCCAGGAAATTGTGTGGCTAGATATTGAAGATACCGTTCAGGAAAACAAAGCGAAAATATTCGAGTCCAGGCATTCTATCTATCCTGTTTGTCGGGATACGGTGGACGATGTAGTCGGTTTAATCTACGTTAAAGACCTTATAGCTACTGATATTGAGGATCAGCTGGCGCACATGAATACAATTATTAAGGAGCCGGTTTATCTTCCTGAAAGTAATAGGGCTTACCAGGCTCTTGAAAAATTCAAAGAACAAAGGGTTTATTTTGGGATTATTGTGGATGAATATGGCGGAATGTTGGGTGTGATTACCATGCACGACATTATGGACGCATTGGTTGGGGATATCTCGGAAGATATTGAAGAAGCATCTGAGATAGTGAAACGTGAAGATGGCAGTTTTCTAATTGATGCTCAGCTTCCATTTGATAATTTCCTGCAATATTTTCATATGAATATCCAGGATTCGGAAAGGCGCGAACTCACAGGATTTAATACGTTGGGCGGATTTGTGCTTTACATTTTAGAAAACATCCCTCAGGAAGGTGAAAAATTTACCTGGAAACATTTTGAATTTGAAGTAATAGATATGGACAGAAGCCGTATTGATAAATTGCTTGTTCATAACAATAAAAAAGAAGACAAGGAAGAATAA